A single Curtobacterium sp. MCSS17_015 DNA region contains:
- the thrS gene encoding threonine--tRNA ligase — protein sequence MPQAPEPRTATTTTTGTELFDGIRGVVAIRVDGVLKDLAAEVATGETAEPVTLDEQDGLDILRHSAAHVLAQAVQQINPDAKLGIGPPVTDGFYYDFDVAEPFTPDDLKAIEKGMDRIVKQAQRFRRRVVSDDEARELMAGEPYKQELIGLKGAASEGDSGESVEVGAGELTVYENVDPKTGDVVWQDLCRGPHVPHTRWIGNAAKLMRVAAAYWRGSEKNPQLQRVYGTAWPDKDQLKAYLVRLEEAAKRDHRKLGAELDLFSFPDEIGSGLAIFHPKGGIIRREMEDYSRRRHEQEGYSFVYTPHITKGDLFEQSGHLGWYKDGMFPPMHMDEARDEDGNVTRQGADYYLKPMNCPMHILAYRSQARSYRDLPLRMFEFGTVYRNEKSGVIHGLTRVRGLTQDDAHIFTTQEKMKEELTTTLRFVLSLLRDYGLDDFYLELSTKDPEKYVGDDDVWEVATNTLREVAEETGLELVPDPAGAAFYGPKISVQARDAIGRTWQMSTVQLDFNLPERFGIEYAAADGTRQRPVMIHRALFGSIERFFGVLTEHYAGAFPAWLSPVQVVAIPVAEEYGDYLDEVVAKLRAKGVRAEVDHSDDRMQKKIRTHTKAKVPFQLIAGGDDRDAGAVSFRFRDGRQDNGVPVDEAVERITTAIRDRVQV from the coding sequence GTGCCCCAGGCACCCGAGCCCCGCACCGCGACGACGACCACGACGGGCACCGAGCTCTTCGACGGCATCCGCGGTGTCGTCGCCATCCGGGTCGACGGCGTCCTCAAGGACCTCGCGGCCGAGGTCGCCACCGGTGAGACCGCCGAGCCGGTCACCCTCGACGAGCAGGACGGTCTCGACATCCTGCGCCACAGCGCCGCGCACGTGCTCGCGCAGGCCGTGCAGCAGATCAACCCCGACGCCAAGCTCGGCATCGGGCCGCCCGTCACCGACGGCTTCTACTACGACTTCGACGTCGCCGAGCCCTTCACGCCGGACGACCTGAAGGCGATCGAGAAGGGCATGGACCGCATCGTCAAGCAGGCCCAGCGCTTCCGGCGCCGGGTGGTCTCCGACGACGAGGCCCGCGAACTGATGGCGGGGGAGCCCTACAAGCAGGAGCTCATCGGCCTGAAGGGCGCCGCGTCCGAGGGTGACTCGGGCGAGAGCGTCGAGGTCGGCGCCGGCGAGCTCACCGTGTACGAGAACGTCGACCCGAAGACCGGCGACGTCGTGTGGCAGGACCTCTGCCGCGGCCCGCACGTCCCGCACACCCGCTGGATCGGCAACGCCGCCAAGCTCATGCGCGTCGCCGCCGCCTACTGGCGCGGTTCGGAGAAGAACCCGCAGCTGCAGCGCGTCTACGGCACCGCCTGGCCGGACAAGGACCAGCTCAAGGCGTACCTCGTGCGCCTCGAGGAGGCCGCCAAGCGCGACCACCGCAAGCTCGGCGCCGAGCTCGACCTGTTCTCGTTCCCCGACGAGATCGGCTCGGGACTGGCGATCTTCCACCCGAAGGGCGGCATCATCCGCCGCGAGATGGAGGACTACTCGCGCCGTCGGCACGAGCAGGAGGGCTACTCCTTCGTCTACACGCCGCACATCACCAAGGGCGACCTGTTCGAGCAGTCCGGCCACCTCGGCTGGTACAAGGACGGCATGTTCCCGCCCATGCACATGGACGAGGCACGCGACGAGGACGGCAACGTCACTCGGCAGGGGGCGGACTACTACCTCAAGCCGATGAACTGCCCGATGCACATCCTCGCGTACCGGTCGCAGGCCCGGTCCTACCGCGACCTGCCGCTGCGGATGTTCGAGTTCGGCACCGTGTACCGCAACGAGAAGTCCGGCGTGATCCACGGGCTCACCCGCGTGCGCGGCCTGACGCAGGACGACGCCCACATCTTCACCACGCAGGAGAAGATGAAGGAGGAGCTCACCACGACGCTCCGGTTCGTGCTCTCGCTGCTCCGCGACTACGGCCTCGACGACTTCTACCTCGAGCTGTCCACGAAGGACCCGGAGAAGTACGTCGGCGACGACGACGTGTGGGAGGTCGCGACGAACACCCTGCGCGAGGTCGCCGAGGAGACCGGCCTCGAGCTCGTCCCGGACCCCGCCGGCGCCGCCTTCTACGGCCCGAAGATCTCCGTGCAGGCCCGTGACGCCATCGGCCGGACCTGGCAGATGTCGACCGTGCAGCTCGACTTCAACCTGCCGGAGCGCTTCGGCATCGAGTACGCCGCGGCCGACGGCACCCGCCAGCGCCCGGTGATGATCCACCGCGCCCTGTTCGGGTCGATCGAGCGCTTCTTCGGCGTGCTCACCGAGCACTACGCGGGCGCCTTCCCCGCGTGGCTGTCGCCCGTGCAGGTCGTCGCCATCCCCGTCGCCGAGGAGTACGGCGACTACCTCGACGAGGTCGTCGCGAAGCTCCGCGCGAAGGGCGTCCGCGCCGAGGTCGACCACTCCGACGACCGCATGCAGAAGAAGATCCGCACGCACACCAAGGCGAAGGTGCCGTTCCAGCTCATCGCGGGCGGGGACGACCGTGACGCCGGGGCGGTGAGCTTCCGCTTCCGTGACGGCCGTCAGGACAACGGCGTGCCCGTGGACGAAGCGGTCGAGCGCATCACGACCGCCATCCGCGACCGCGTCCAGGTCTGA
- a CDS encoding adenine phosphoribosyltransferase, translated as MTDTAAALVERLTQIVPDFPKAGVLFRDVTPVFADPIAFGRVCEALAAPFAIGAGFAAVAGIEARGFALAGGIAAQHQVGVLTVRKAGKLPGEVLSEQYALEYGEAELELRPGQLEPGTRVLVVDDVLATGGTAAATVTLLERAGYEAIGFAALLELDGLSGRERLEPRLPVTTLGAVPA; from the coding sequence ATGACCGACACCGCCGCCGCCCTCGTCGAGCGCCTCACCCAGATCGTCCCCGACTTCCCGAAGGCGGGCGTGCTCTTCCGCGACGTCACCCCGGTGTTCGCCGACCCGATCGCGTTCGGTCGGGTCTGCGAGGCCCTCGCCGCGCCGTTCGCGATCGGTGCGGGCTTCGCCGCCGTCGCCGGCATCGAGGCACGCGGGTTCGCCCTCGCCGGTGGCATCGCCGCGCAGCACCAGGTCGGCGTGCTCACCGTCCGCAAGGCCGGCAAGCTCCCCGGCGAGGTCCTCAGCGAGCAGTACGCGCTCGAGTACGGCGAGGCCGAACTCGAACTCCGCCCCGGGCAGCTCGAGCCGGGCACCCGGGTGCTCGTCGTCGACGACGTCCTCGCCACCGGCGGCACGGCAGCCGCGACCGTGACGCTGCTCGAGCGCGCCGGGTACGAGGCGATCGGGTTCGCCGCGCTGCTCGAACTCGACGGGCTCTCCGGGCGTGAGCGCCTCGAGCCGCGCCTGCCCGTCACCACGCTCGGCGCCGTCCCCGCCTGA
- a CDS encoding ATP-dependent Clp protease ATP-binding subunit, translated as MPQTFGPTGGNDSFDEFLARLLAASQNPGQSQRSMPFGRPVDITRLLSRRTHELLQQTAAYAVEQGQHEIDALHVLHVLVGTEPFAAVLRSAGADPERFAAEVEQRLPMPSGDRPEGRPALTPSAQRILLEATQAARGFGSTYTDPEHVFFVLVTDQDTVAGQLLASAGVTPQVMQSYAQEAAEAAREGRPMPGTTAQQDQQSETPTLDQFGTDLTARAREGRIDPVIGRADEIEQAVEILLRRTKNNPVLIGEPGVGKTAIVEGLAQRIVDGDVPALLQGKRVVALDLPGMLAGTRYRGDFEERLTKAMDEIAAHADELIVFVDELHTVVGAGGGGEGGAMDAGNILKPRLARGDLHLVGATTLNEYRRIEKDAALERRFQPVTVGEPSVEDAVAILAGLSPRYAEHHDVTYADDAIRAAVELSHRYVTDRHLPDKAIDLIDQAGARRRLARSGDVDVEGLRAQVADLTARKDRAVAEEQYEEASDLRDEIAGLEARITAAATGDVERASVPSPADDVITEADIAAVVSRATGIPVTRLGSADKTRLAALESELHDRVVGQDDAVRAIAKAVRRSRTGMGDPRRPVGSFLFLGPTGVGKTELAKALAASLFGDESAMLRFDMSEFGERHTVSRLVGAPPGYVGYDEAGQLTERVRRNPYSVILLDEVEKAHPDVFNLLLQVLDDGRLTDGQGRTVDFRNTVVIMTSNIGSEFLASRSGALGFSVAADGGYAEDDLRNRVMGKLRESMRPEFINRIDEIVLFRKLERGQLRSIVSLLLQETAFRLAAQGMVLSVSEAATDWLAEHGYEPEYGARPLRRLIQREVDDRIAELVVDGSAHEGDTVRIDIADGSVVAVVAAPVAV; from the coding sequence TTGCCACAGACGTTCGGCCCGACCGGCGGCAACGACTCGTTCGACGAGTTCCTCGCACGACTGCTCGCGGCTTCCCAGAACCCCGGCCAGTCCCAGCGGTCCATGCCGTTCGGACGACCGGTCGACATCACGCGGCTCCTCAGCCGGCGTACCCACGAGCTGCTCCAGCAGACGGCCGCGTACGCGGTCGAGCAGGGCCAGCACGAGATCGACGCCCTGCACGTCCTGCACGTGCTCGTCGGCACCGAGCCCTTCGCCGCCGTGCTGCGGTCCGCGGGGGCCGATCCCGAGCGGTTCGCCGCCGAGGTCGAGCAGCGCCTGCCGATGCCGTCCGGCGACCGACCGGAGGGCCGTCCGGCGCTGACCCCGTCGGCGCAACGGATCCTGCTCGAGGCCACCCAGGCCGCGCGCGGCTTCGGCAGCACGTACACCGACCCCGAGCACGTCTTCTTCGTGCTCGTCACGGACCAGGACACGGTCGCGGGCCAGCTGCTCGCGAGCGCCGGCGTCACCCCGCAGGTGATGCAGTCCTACGCGCAGGAAGCGGCCGAGGCCGCACGAGAGGGGCGTCCCATGCCCGGCACCACCGCTCAGCAGGACCAGCAGTCGGAGACGCCGACGCTGGACCAGTTCGGCACCGACCTCACCGCCCGCGCCCGCGAGGGTCGCATCGACCCGGTGATCGGCCGCGCCGACGAGATCGAGCAGGCCGTCGAGATCCTGCTCCGTCGCACCAAGAACAACCCGGTCCTCATCGGCGAGCCCGGCGTCGGCAAGACCGCCATCGTCGAGGGGCTCGCCCAGCGCATCGTCGACGGCGACGTCCCGGCCCTGCTGCAGGGCAAGCGGGTCGTCGCGCTCGACCTGCCCGGCATGCTCGCCGGCACCCGCTACCGTGGTGACTTCGAGGAACGCCTGACGAAGGCGATGGACGAGATCGCCGCACACGCCGACGAGCTCATCGTGTTCGTCGACGAACTCCACACGGTCGTCGGCGCCGGCGGCGGCGGCGAGGGCGGTGCCATGGACGCGGGCAACATCCTCAAGCCGCGCTTGGCCCGGGGCGACCTGCACCTGGTCGGCGCGACGACGCTGAACGAGTACCGCCGCATCGAGAAGGACGCCGCCCTCGAGCGCCGCTTCCAGCCCGTCACGGTGGGGGAGCCGAGCGTCGAGGACGCCGTCGCGATCCTCGCCGGTCTCAGCCCCCGGTACGCCGAGCACCACGACGTGACCTACGCCGACGACGCCATCCGCGCCGCCGTCGAACTCTCCCACCGGTACGTCACCGACCGGCACCTGCCGGACAAGGCGATCGACCTCATCGACCAGGCCGGCGCCCGCCGCCGCCTCGCCCGCTCGGGCGACGTCGACGTCGAGGGGCTCCGTGCCCAGGTCGCCGACCTGACGGCCCGGAAGGACCGCGCGGTCGCGGAGGAGCAGTACGAGGAGGCCTCGGACCTGCGGGACGAGATCGCCGGACTGGAGGCGCGGATCACCGCCGCCGCCACCGGTGACGTCGAGCGCGCCTCCGTCCCGTCGCCCGCGGACGACGTCATCACCGAAGCGGACATCGCCGCCGTGGTGTCACGCGCCACCGGCATCCCGGTGACCCGCCTCGGTTCCGCCGACAAGACCCGACTCGCCGCCCTGGAGTCGGAACTGCACGACCGGGTGGTCGGACAGGACGACGCGGTGCGGGCGATCGCGAAGGCGGTCCGGCGCAGCCGCACCGGCATGGGCGACCCGCGTCGCCCGGTCGGCAGCTTCCTCTTCCTCGGTCCGACCGGTGTCGGCAAGACCGAACTCGCCAAGGCGTTGGCCGCGTCGCTGTTCGGTGACGAGTCGGCGATGCTCCGCTTCGACATGAGCGAGTTCGGCGAGCGGCACACGGTCTCGCGGCTCGTCGGTGCCCCTCCGGGGTACGTCGGCTACGACGAGGCCGGCCAGCTCACCGAGCGCGTCCGTCGGAACCCGTACTCGGTGATCCTGCTCGACGAGGTCGAGAAGGCGCACCCCGACGTCTTCAACCTGCTGCTGCAGGTGCTCGACGACGGCCGGCTCACCGACGGCCAGGGCCGGACGGTCGACTTCCGGAACACGGTGGTCATCATGACCTCGAACATCGGGTCGGAGTTCCTGGCCTCCCGCTCGGGCGCGCTCGGGTTCTCGGTGGCCGCCGACGGCGGCTACGCGGAAGACGACCTGCGCAACCGGGTGATGGGCAAGCTCCGCGAGTCGATGCGGCCGGAGTTCATCAACCGCATCGACGAGATCGTGCTCTTCCGCAAGCTCGAGCGCGGGCAGCTGCGGTCGATCGTGTCGCTCCTGCTGCAGGAGACGGCGTTCCGGCTCGCCGCGCAGGGCATGGTCCTGTCGGTGTCCGAGGCGGCGACCGACTGGCTCGCCGAGCACGGGTACGAGCCGGAGTACGGCGCCCGTCCGTTGCGCCGGCTGATCCAGCGCGAGGTCGACGACCGGATCGCCGAACTGGTGGTCGACGGGTCCGCGCACGAGGGTGACACGGTACGGATCGACATCGCCGACGGCTCGGTCGTCGCCGTGGTCGCCGCTCCCGTCGCGGTCTAG